In the genome of Columba livia isolate bColLiv1 breed racing homer chromosome 1, bColLiv1.pat.W.v2, whole genome shotgun sequence, the window GGTAAATAAGCAACACAAACATATGCCTTGAGGTATACGGTTGGTCCTTCACAACAATGTCCCTTTGTTTTTAAGAGACTGAATCAAGTAACACTGATTACAGACCTTGAACTGTGGGATTGTCATTTCAAAAGATCTGTCTGTTATTTGTCCTGAAGGGTCTGCCACTTTTAGCGTCACTGTGACATAAGGATACTTCAGAGACCTGCAGGTGTCAGAGCTCATCGCAACTCCCAGTTTCCATTTAATATCTACAAACTGCAAAGAAGAATGTAATTGGAAACAGTGTTA includes:
- the COMMD6 gene encoding COMM domain-containing protein 6 isoform X3, with protein sequence MATVGQFVDIKWKLGVAMSSDTCRSLKYPYVTVTLKVADPSGQITDRSFEMTIPQFKNFFRQFKEMAAVLETV